The Martelella sp. AD-3 genome includes a region encoding these proteins:
- a CDS encoding TRAP transporter small permease, which translates to MSAVETFKPAGPKGPAWLRFIAAVSQRANLTAAYVAVTLVVLMTGLILLEIGLRAFSLSTHVTDSWVAYAVAAVTFLSMPWVLEQGSMLRVSVLVTRLPVLARKVAEFFGVVLSLAAVLFVLSYQWETVGKLIRRGTLSGDYVPVPLWLPALVFLIGLILLALQLLVRLLRLVVLSESSETSLSL; encoded by the coding sequence ATGAGCGCCGTTGAAACGTTTAAACCGGCTGGCCCGAAAGGGCCGGCCTGGCTGCGGTTCATCGCTGCGGTGTCGCAAAGGGCCAATCTGACAGCCGCCTACGTCGCAGTCACCCTCGTCGTGTTGATGACGGGACTGATCCTGCTCGAGATTGGGCTGCGTGCCTTTTCGCTTTCAACGCACGTCACCGATTCCTGGGTTGCCTATGCGGTTGCGGCCGTGACATTTCTCTCGATGCCCTGGGTTCTGGAGCAGGGCAGCATGCTGCGCGTGAGCGTACTCGTCACCCGGCTTCCGGTGTTGGCTCGCAAGGTTGCCGAGTTCTTCGGCGTTGTGCTCAGTCTCGCCGCAGTGCTTTTCGTGCTGAGCTATCAATGGGAGACGGTGGGAAAGCTCATCCGTCGCGGAACGCTCAGCGGCGATTACGTTCCCGTTCCGCTCTGGCTTCCGGCATTGGTCTTTCTCATCGGTCTGATCCTGCTGGCGCTACAGCTTCTGGTGAGGCTCCTGCGTCTTGTGGTGCTGTCTGAAAGCAGCGAGACCAGCCTCTCACTCTGA